In a single window of the Arachis hypogaea cultivar Tifrunner chromosome 6, arahy.Tifrunner.gnm2.J5K5, whole genome shotgun sequence genome:
- the LOC112696378 gene encoding uncharacterized protein isoform X1, with protein MDKARNLRRGAIRFSKSNNNKRPHMNHKQSKGHKLFVLKAAIGGGGDLKFSEKSKKGKVRSLSAVGKALSNCQMGCHVSEKEEQAQTLTHDDPSSSTTTIIATSKKLKVPKNFLNGVQHASVPRKLRSAMKKRSRESMLFDSEKVNHKINGILESPKKDGIKKSKVSVKEENGEEWSQREGVCGPIITKDEEEVAETLYALAGMFPDNGMNENSKQLHEESLLKNTSVLEDLKENANASSEASGIAQQESPCTEISAREVTKISSSHETVHQKHQLDFPKKEEVLMASHSTSPMIDFHSLPVMENRNTNSTHGPELCLAMGLNMYKQSQIAHMERKPDMEFEMAKDVDCKQEQHKLKDRKETGEGLAFWPNLSRVPAANKGPNWLEAAICSSKPSFMETSSSGKSSEVATQKTWKRCAVHVHISHIIHKLEVLKRGVVVEQQPKLHEFHHQMRSHDEGSKNGVLMEVPNFNGMRNNGVTSSSAPVTCQVENLRNPHQSKNGFLQQQCHYRDIQHAIPTPFAAYGPQKQSFNFLSLSSGSNGLKVDNSYDKIGTRLEALSKLQQVPYFQTLSQQNGLMSIPTTPQSQYASASYLDQLPVSGPQVRLQQPHYYGNPLCGTHYGSSTVSNKQQYQQNFWAVQLAAQGGSAANSNIMRTQYPNSQSGRHEYALSQCAQAILPRSPASLEALGSKITSISAQQQQLIASIQEKWARPSSSPFCK; from the exons ATGGACAAAGCTCGAAACTTGAGGCGTGGAGCTATCAGATTCTCAAAATCCAACAACAACAAGAGACCACACATGAATCATAAGCAATCTAAAGGACACAAACTCTTCG TTTTGAAAGCTGCTATTGGTGGTGGTGGGGACCTGAAATTCTCTGAGAAATCGAAGAAAGGAAAAGTGAGAAGCTTGAGTGCTGTTGGAAAAGCATTATCCAACTGCCAAATGGGTTGCCACGTTtcagaaaaagaagaacaagcaCAAACACTAACACATGACGACCCTTCTTCTTCTACCACCACCATTATTGCCACTAGCAAGAAACTTAAGGTTCCTAAAAAT TTTTTGAATGGTGTTCAACATGCCTCAGTCCCAAGGAAGCTACGTTCAG CCATGAAGAAGCGCAGCCGTGAATCCATGTTATTTGATTCAGAAAAGGTGAACCATAAGATAAATGGAATATTAGAATCTCCAAAAAAGGATGGAATAAAGAAATCCAAAGTGAGTGTG AAAGAAGAAAATGGGGAAGAATGGTCCCAAAGGGAAGGTGTATGTGGCCCCATAATCACAAAAGATGAGGAAGAGGTTGCAGAGACTCTCTATGCCTTGGCTGGAATGTTCCCTGACAATGGCATGAATGAAAATAGTAAGCAGCTACATGAAGAATCTTTGTTAAAGAACACTTCTGTTTTGGAGGACTTGAAGGAGAATGCTAATGCTTCTTCTGAAG CCTCAGGAATTGCTCAGCAGGAAAGTCCTTGTACTGAAATATCTGCTAGAGAAGTTACAAAAATCAGTTCCTCACATGAAACTGTTCATCAGAAGCATCAACTTGATTTTCCTAAAAAGGAAGAGGTATTGATGGCATCTCATAGCACTTCTCCAATGATAGATTTTCATTCCTTGCCTGTGATGGAAAATAGGAACACAAATTCAACACATGGTCCTGAGTTATGTCTAGCAATGGG ATTAAATATGTACAAACAATCACAAATTGCACACATGGAGAGGAAGCCAGACATGGAATTTGAGATG GCCAAAGATGTTGATTGTAAGCAAGAACAACATAAACTGAAGGACAGAAAAGAAACAG GAGAAGGTCTTGCATTCTGGCCAAATTTATCAAGAGTGCCAGCAGCCAACAAGGGCCCAAATTGGTTGGAAGCTGCCATATGTTCCTCCAAACCCAGTTTCATGGAAACTTCTTCTAGTGGAAAG AGTTCAGAAGTTGCAACTCAAAAAACATGGAAGAGGTGTGCAGTTCATGTTCACATCAGCCATATCATCCACAAGTTGGAGGTTTTGAAAAGAGGAGTTGTTGTTGAACAACAACCTAAGCTTCATGAATTTCATCATCAAATGAGATCACACGATGAAGGGTCAAAGAATGGAGTTCTTATGGAAGTACCCAACTTCAATGGGATGAGAAATAATGGAGTTACTTCTTCTTCTGCACCTGTGACATGTCAAGTTGAAAATTTGAGGAACCCCCATCAAAGTAAGAATGGTTTTCTTCAACAACAATGCCATTACCGCGACATACAACATGCCATTCCAACGCCATTTGCGGCATATGGCCCtcagaaacaa AGTTTCAACTTCTTGTCCTTGTCAAGTGGAAGTAATGGGTTAAAGGTGGACAATAGTTATGATAAGATTGGAACTAGGTTGGAAGCATTGTCAAAGTTGCAACAAGTGCCTTATTTTCAGACACTATCACAGCAGAATGGGCTCATGTCAATTCCTACAACACCTCAAAGTCAATATGCATCAGCTTCTTACCTTGATCAGCTTCCTGTCTCAGGACCACAG GTTCGGCTGCAGCAACCTCATTATTATGGTAACCCGTTATGTGGAACTCATTATGGTTCTTCAACGGTATCAAATAAACAACAGTACCAACAAAACTTTTGGGCAGTGCAATTAGCAGCACAAGGTGGGTCGGCGGCAAATAGCAACATTATGAGGACTCAATATCCTAATTCGCAAAGTGGAAGACATGAATATGCATTGAGTCAATGTGCACAAGCCATTCTTCCTCGTTCCCCTGCATCACTTGAAGCACTTGGATCCAAGATTACTTCAATCTCTGCCCAACAACAACAGCTCATTGCTTCTATACAGGAAAAATGGGCTAGACCTTCTTCGTCTCCCTTCTGTAAGTGA
- the LOC112696378 gene encoding uncharacterized protein isoform X3 yields MDKARNLRRGAIRFSKSNNNKRPHMNHKQSKGHKLFVLKAAIGGGGDLKFSEKSKKGKVRSLSAVGKALSNCQMGCHVSEKEEQAQTLTHDDPSSSTTTIIATSKKLKVPKNFLNGVQHASVPRKLRSAMKKRSRESMLFDSEKVNHKINGILESPKKDGIKKSKVSVKEENGEEWSQREGVCGPIITKDEEEVAETLYALAGMFPDNGMNENTSGIAQQESPCTEISAREVTKISSSHETVHQKHQLDFPKKEEVLMASHSTSPMIDFHSLPVMENRNTNSTHGPELCLAMGLNMYKQSQIAHMERKPDMEFEMAKDVDCKQEQHKLKDRKETGEGLAFWPNLSRVPAANKGPNWLEAAICSSKPSFMETSSSGKSSEVATQKTWKRCAVHVHISHIIHKLEVLKRGVVVEQQPKLHEFHHQMRSHDEGSKNGVLMEVPNFNGMRNNGVTSSSAPVTCQVENLRNPHQSKNGFLQQQCHYRDIQHAIPTPFAAYGPQKQSFNFLSLSSGSNGLKVDNSYDKIGTRLEALSKLQQVPYFQTLSQQNGLMSIPTTPQSQYASASYLDQLPVSGPQVRLQQPHYYGNPLCGTHYGSSTVSNKQQYQQNFWAVQLAAQGGSAANSNIMRTQYPNSQSGRHEYALSQCAQAILPRSPASLEALGSKITSISAQQQQLIASIQEKWARPSSSPFCK; encoded by the exons ATGGACAAAGCTCGAAACTTGAGGCGTGGAGCTATCAGATTCTCAAAATCCAACAACAACAAGAGACCACACATGAATCATAAGCAATCTAAAGGACACAAACTCTTCG TTTTGAAAGCTGCTATTGGTGGTGGTGGGGACCTGAAATTCTCTGAGAAATCGAAGAAAGGAAAAGTGAGAAGCTTGAGTGCTGTTGGAAAAGCATTATCCAACTGCCAAATGGGTTGCCACGTTtcagaaaaagaagaacaagcaCAAACACTAACACATGACGACCCTTCTTCTTCTACCACCACCATTATTGCCACTAGCAAGAAACTTAAGGTTCCTAAAAAT TTTTTGAATGGTGTTCAACATGCCTCAGTCCCAAGGAAGCTACGTTCAG CCATGAAGAAGCGCAGCCGTGAATCCATGTTATTTGATTCAGAAAAGGTGAACCATAAGATAAATGGAATATTAGAATCTCCAAAAAAGGATGGAATAAAGAAATCCAAAGTGAGTGTG AAAGAAGAAAATGGGGAAGAATGGTCCCAAAGGGAAGGTGTATGTGGCCCCATAATCACAAAAGATGAGGAAGAGGTTGCAGAGACTCTCTATGCCTTGGCTGGAATGTTCCCTGACAATGGCATGAATGAAAATA CCTCAGGAATTGCTCAGCAGGAAAGTCCTTGTACTGAAATATCTGCTAGAGAAGTTACAAAAATCAGTTCCTCACATGAAACTGTTCATCAGAAGCATCAACTTGATTTTCCTAAAAAGGAAGAGGTATTGATGGCATCTCATAGCACTTCTCCAATGATAGATTTTCATTCCTTGCCTGTGATGGAAAATAGGAACACAAATTCAACACATGGTCCTGAGTTATGTCTAGCAATGGG ATTAAATATGTACAAACAATCACAAATTGCACACATGGAGAGGAAGCCAGACATGGAATTTGAGATG GCCAAAGATGTTGATTGTAAGCAAGAACAACATAAACTGAAGGACAGAAAAGAAACAG GAGAAGGTCTTGCATTCTGGCCAAATTTATCAAGAGTGCCAGCAGCCAACAAGGGCCCAAATTGGTTGGAAGCTGCCATATGTTCCTCCAAACCCAGTTTCATGGAAACTTCTTCTAGTGGAAAG AGTTCAGAAGTTGCAACTCAAAAAACATGGAAGAGGTGTGCAGTTCATGTTCACATCAGCCATATCATCCACAAGTTGGAGGTTTTGAAAAGAGGAGTTGTTGTTGAACAACAACCTAAGCTTCATGAATTTCATCATCAAATGAGATCACACGATGAAGGGTCAAAGAATGGAGTTCTTATGGAAGTACCCAACTTCAATGGGATGAGAAATAATGGAGTTACTTCTTCTTCTGCACCTGTGACATGTCAAGTTGAAAATTTGAGGAACCCCCATCAAAGTAAGAATGGTTTTCTTCAACAACAATGCCATTACCGCGACATACAACATGCCATTCCAACGCCATTTGCGGCATATGGCCCtcagaaacaa AGTTTCAACTTCTTGTCCTTGTCAAGTGGAAGTAATGGGTTAAAGGTGGACAATAGTTATGATAAGATTGGAACTAGGTTGGAAGCATTGTCAAAGTTGCAACAAGTGCCTTATTTTCAGACACTATCACAGCAGAATGGGCTCATGTCAATTCCTACAACACCTCAAAGTCAATATGCATCAGCTTCTTACCTTGATCAGCTTCCTGTCTCAGGACCACAG GTTCGGCTGCAGCAACCTCATTATTATGGTAACCCGTTATGTGGAACTCATTATGGTTCTTCAACGGTATCAAATAAACAACAGTACCAACAAAACTTTTGGGCAGTGCAATTAGCAGCACAAGGTGGGTCGGCGGCAAATAGCAACATTATGAGGACTCAATATCCTAATTCGCAAAGTGGAAGACATGAATATGCATTGAGTCAATGTGCACAAGCCATTCTTCCTCGTTCCCCTGCATCACTTGAAGCACTTGGATCCAAGATTACTTCAATCTCTGCCCAACAACAACAGCTCATTGCTTCTATACAGGAAAAATGGGCTAGACCTTCTTCGTCTCCCTTCTGTAAGTGA
- the LOC112696378 gene encoding uncharacterized protein isoform X4 → MDKARNLRRGAIRFSKSNNNKRPHMNHKQSKGHKLFVLKAAIGGGGDLKFSEKSKKGKVRSLSAVGKALSNCQMGCHVSEKEEQAQTLTHDDPSSSTTTIIATSKKLKVPKNFLNGVQHASVPRKLRSAMKKRSRESMLFDSEKVNHKINGILESPKKDGIKKSKKEENGEEWSQREGVCGPIITKDEEEVAETLYALAGMFPDNGMNENTSGIAQQESPCTEISAREVTKISSSHETVHQKHQLDFPKKEEVLMASHSTSPMIDFHSLPVMENRNTNSTHGPELCLAMGLNMYKQSQIAHMERKPDMEFEMAKDVDCKQEQHKLKDRKETGEGLAFWPNLSRVPAANKGPNWLEAAICSSKPSFMETSSSGKSSEVATQKTWKRCAVHVHISHIIHKLEVLKRGVVVEQQPKLHEFHHQMRSHDEGSKNGVLMEVPNFNGMRNNGVTSSSAPVTCQVENLRNPHQSKNGFLQQQCHYRDIQHAIPTPFAAYGPQKQSFNFLSLSSGSNGLKVDNSYDKIGTRLEALSKLQQVPYFQTLSQQNGLMSIPTTPQSQYASASYLDQLPVSGPQVRLQQPHYYGNPLCGTHYGSSTVSNKQQYQQNFWAVQLAAQGGSAANSNIMRTQYPNSQSGRHEYALSQCAQAILPRSPASLEALGSKITSISAQQQQLIASIQEKWARPSSSPFCK, encoded by the exons ATGGACAAAGCTCGAAACTTGAGGCGTGGAGCTATCAGATTCTCAAAATCCAACAACAACAAGAGACCACACATGAATCATAAGCAATCTAAAGGACACAAACTCTTCG TTTTGAAAGCTGCTATTGGTGGTGGTGGGGACCTGAAATTCTCTGAGAAATCGAAGAAAGGAAAAGTGAGAAGCTTGAGTGCTGTTGGAAAAGCATTATCCAACTGCCAAATGGGTTGCCACGTTtcagaaaaagaagaacaagcaCAAACACTAACACATGACGACCCTTCTTCTTCTACCACCACCATTATTGCCACTAGCAAGAAACTTAAGGTTCCTAAAAAT TTTTTGAATGGTGTTCAACATGCCTCAGTCCCAAGGAAGCTACGTTCAG CCATGAAGAAGCGCAGCCGTGAATCCATGTTATTTGATTCAGAAAAGGTGAACCATAAGATAAATGGAATATTAGAATCTCCAAAAAAGGATGGAATAAAGAAATCCAAA AAAGAAGAAAATGGGGAAGAATGGTCCCAAAGGGAAGGTGTATGTGGCCCCATAATCACAAAAGATGAGGAAGAGGTTGCAGAGACTCTCTATGCCTTGGCTGGAATGTTCCCTGACAATGGCATGAATGAAAATA CCTCAGGAATTGCTCAGCAGGAAAGTCCTTGTACTGAAATATCTGCTAGAGAAGTTACAAAAATCAGTTCCTCACATGAAACTGTTCATCAGAAGCATCAACTTGATTTTCCTAAAAAGGAAGAGGTATTGATGGCATCTCATAGCACTTCTCCAATGATAGATTTTCATTCCTTGCCTGTGATGGAAAATAGGAACACAAATTCAACACATGGTCCTGAGTTATGTCTAGCAATGGG ATTAAATATGTACAAACAATCACAAATTGCACACATGGAGAGGAAGCCAGACATGGAATTTGAGATG GCCAAAGATGTTGATTGTAAGCAAGAACAACATAAACTGAAGGACAGAAAAGAAACAG GAGAAGGTCTTGCATTCTGGCCAAATTTATCAAGAGTGCCAGCAGCCAACAAGGGCCCAAATTGGTTGGAAGCTGCCATATGTTCCTCCAAACCCAGTTTCATGGAAACTTCTTCTAGTGGAAAG AGTTCAGAAGTTGCAACTCAAAAAACATGGAAGAGGTGTGCAGTTCATGTTCACATCAGCCATATCATCCACAAGTTGGAGGTTTTGAAAAGAGGAGTTGTTGTTGAACAACAACCTAAGCTTCATGAATTTCATCATCAAATGAGATCACACGATGAAGGGTCAAAGAATGGAGTTCTTATGGAAGTACCCAACTTCAATGGGATGAGAAATAATGGAGTTACTTCTTCTTCTGCACCTGTGACATGTCAAGTTGAAAATTTGAGGAACCCCCATCAAAGTAAGAATGGTTTTCTTCAACAACAATGCCATTACCGCGACATACAACATGCCATTCCAACGCCATTTGCGGCATATGGCCCtcagaaacaa AGTTTCAACTTCTTGTCCTTGTCAAGTGGAAGTAATGGGTTAAAGGTGGACAATAGTTATGATAAGATTGGAACTAGGTTGGAAGCATTGTCAAAGTTGCAACAAGTGCCTTATTTTCAGACACTATCACAGCAGAATGGGCTCATGTCAATTCCTACAACACCTCAAAGTCAATATGCATCAGCTTCTTACCTTGATCAGCTTCCTGTCTCAGGACCACAG GTTCGGCTGCAGCAACCTCATTATTATGGTAACCCGTTATGTGGAACTCATTATGGTTCTTCAACGGTATCAAATAAACAACAGTACCAACAAAACTTTTGGGCAGTGCAATTAGCAGCACAAGGTGGGTCGGCGGCAAATAGCAACATTATGAGGACTCAATATCCTAATTCGCAAAGTGGAAGACATGAATATGCATTGAGTCAATGTGCACAAGCCATTCTTCCTCGTTCCCCTGCATCACTTGAAGCACTTGGATCCAAGATTACTTCAATCTCTGCCCAACAACAACAGCTCATTGCTTCTATACAGGAAAAATGGGCTAGACCTTCTTCGTCTCCCTTCTGTAAGTGA
- the LOC112696378 gene encoding uncharacterized protein isoform X2: MDKARNLRRGAIRFSKSNNNKRPHMNHKQSKGHKLFVLKAAIGGGGDLKFSEKSKKGKVRSLSAVGKALSNCQMGCHVSEKEEQAQTLTHDDPSSSTTTIIATSKKLKVPKNFLNGVQHASVPRKLRSAMKKRSRESMLFDSEKVNHKINGILESPKKDGIKKSKKEENGEEWSQREGVCGPIITKDEEEVAETLYALAGMFPDNGMNENSKQLHEESLLKNTSVLEDLKENANASSEASGIAQQESPCTEISAREVTKISSSHETVHQKHQLDFPKKEEVLMASHSTSPMIDFHSLPVMENRNTNSTHGPELCLAMGLNMYKQSQIAHMERKPDMEFEMAKDVDCKQEQHKLKDRKETGEGLAFWPNLSRVPAANKGPNWLEAAICSSKPSFMETSSSGKSSEVATQKTWKRCAVHVHISHIIHKLEVLKRGVVVEQQPKLHEFHHQMRSHDEGSKNGVLMEVPNFNGMRNNGVTSSSAPVTCQVENLRNPHQSKNGFLQQQCHYRDIQHAIPTPFAAYGPQKQSFNFLSLSSGSNGLKVDNSYDKIGTRLEALSKLQQVPYFQTLSQQNGLMSIPTTPQSQYASASYLDQLPVSGPQVRLQQPHYYGNPLCGTHYGSSTVSNKQQYQQNFWAVQLAAQGGSAANSNIMRTQYPNSQSGRHEYALSQCAQAILPRSPASLEALGSKITSISAQQQQLIASIQEKWARPSSSPFCK, encoded by the exons ATGGACAAAGCTCGAAACTTGAGGCGTGGAGCTATCAGATTCTCAAAATCCAACAACAACAAGAGACCACACATGAATCATAAGCAATCTAAAGGACACAAACTCTTCG TTTTGAAAGCTGCTATTGGTGGTGGTGGGGACCTGAAATTCTCTGAGAAATCGAAGAAAGGAAAAGTGAGAAGCTTGAGTGCTGTTGGAAAAGCATTATCCAACTGCCAAATGGGTTGCCACGTTtcagaaaaagaagaacaagcaCAAACACTAACACATGACGACCCTTCTTCTTCTACCACCACCATTATTGCCACTAGCAAGAAACTTAAGGTTCCTAAAAAT TTTTTGAATGGTGTTCAACATGCCTCAGTCCCAAGGAAGCTACGTTCAG CCATGAAGAAGCGCAGCCGTGAATCCATGTTATTTGATTCAGAAAAGGTGAACCATAAGATAAATGGAATATTAGAATCTCCAAAAAAGGATGGAATAAAGAAATCCAAA AAAGAAGAAAATGGGGAAGAATGGTCCCAAAGGGAAGGTGTATGTGGCCCCATAATCACAAAAGATGAGGAAGAGGTTGCAGAGACTCTCTATGCCTTGGCTGGAATGTTCCCTGACAATGGCATGAATGAAAATAGTAAGCAGCTACATGAAGAATCTTTGTTAAAGAACACTTCTGTTTTGGAGGACTTGAAGGAGAATGCTAATGCTTCTTCTGAAG CCTCAGGAATTGCTCAGCAGGAAAGTCCTTGTACTGAAATATCTGCTAGAGAAGTTACAAAAATCAGTTCCTCACATGAAACTGTTCATCAGAAGCATCAACTTGATTTTCCTAAAAAGGAAGAGGTATTGATGGCATCTCATAGCACTTCTCCAATGATAGATTTTCATTCCTTGCCTGTGATGGAAAATAGGAACACAAATTCAACACATGGTCCTGAGTTATGTCTAGCAATGGG ATTAAATATGTACAAACAATCACAAATTGCACACATGGAGAGGAAGCCAGACATGGAATTTGAGATG GCCAAAGATGTTGATTGTAAGCAAGAACAACATAAACTGAAGGACAGAAAAGAAACAG GAGAAGGTCTTGCATTCTGGCCAAATTTATCAAGAGTGCCAGCAGCCAACAAGGGCCCAAATTGGTTGGAAGCTGCCATATGTTCCTCCAAACCCAGTTTCATGGAAACTTCTTCTAGTGGAAAG AGTTCAGAAGTTGCAACTCAAAAAACATGGAAGAGGTGTGCAGTTCATGTTCACATCAGCCATATCATCCACAAGTTGGAGGTTTTGAAAAGAGGAGTTGTTGTTGAACAACAACCTAAGCTTCATGAATTTCATCATCAAATGAGATCACACGATGAAGGGTCAAAGAATGGAGTTCTTATGGAAGTACCCAACTTCAATGGGATGAGAAATAATGGAGTTACTTCTTCTTCTGCACCTGTGACATGTCAAGTTGAAAATTTGAGGAACCCCCATCAAAGTAAGAATGGTTTTCTTCAACAACAATGCCATTACCGCGACATACAACATGCCATTCCAACGCCATTTGCGGCATATGGCCCtcagaaacaa AGTTTCAACTTCTTGTCCTTGTCAAGTGGAAGTAATGGGTTAAAGGTGGACAATAGTTATGATAAGATTGGAACTAGGTTGGAAGCATTGTCAAAGTTGCAACAAGTGCCTTATTTTCAGACACTATCACAGCAGAATGGGCTCATGTCAATTCCTACAACACCTCAAAGTCAATATGCATCAGCTTCTTACCTTGATCAGCTTCCTGTCTCAGGACCACAG GTTCGGCTGCAGCAACCTCATTATTATGGTAACCCGTTATGTGGAACTCATTATGGTTCTTCAACGGTATCAAATAAACAACAGTACCAACAAAACTTTTGGGCAGTGCAATTAGCAGCACAAGGTGGGTCGGCGGCAAATAGCAACATTATGAGGACTCAATATCCTAATTCGCAAAGTGGAAGACATGAATATGCATTGAGTCAATGTGCACAAGCCATTCTTCCTCGTTCCCCTGCATCACTTGAAGCACTTGGATCCAAGATTACTTCAATCTCTGCCCAACAACAACAGCTCATTGCTTCTATACAGGAAAAATGGGCTAGACCTTCTTCGTCTCCCTTCTGTAAGTGA
- the LOC112698133 gene encoding gibberellin-regulated protein 11, with protein MAISRTLLAAILISILILQIVESATIDCDSECKRRCALSSRPNLCERACGTCCNRCNCVPSGTSGHYEECPCYANQTTHGGVHKCP; from the exons ATGGCCATCTCCAGAACTCTTCTTGCCGCAATCCTTATTTCTATCCTCATTCTTCAGATAGTTGAGTCAGCAACAATCG ATTGTGATAGTGAATGCAAGAGGAGGTGTGCATTATCATCAAGGCCGAACCTATGTGAGAGAGCCTGCGGCACTTGCTGTAACCGCTGCAATTGTGTGCCGTCGGGCACTTCCGGCCACTACGAGGAGTGCCCTTGTTATGCCAATCAAACCACCCATGGCGGCGTACATAAATGTccttaa
- the LOC112696380 gene encoding gibberellin-regulated protein 1, which yields MALSKLLLASLLASLLIIQLVHADHQAYQQTQGSLQQIDCSGACAARCRLSSRPNLCRRACGTCCQRCNCVPPGTAGNQEVCPCYASLTTHGGKRKCP from the exons ATGGCTCTCTCTAAGCTTCTACTTGCTTCCcttcttgcttctcttctcatcATTCAACTTGTTCATGCCGATCACCAG GCATACCAACAAACGCAGGGTTCTCTTCAGCAGATAG ACTGTAGCGGAGCATGTGCTGCAAGGTGTCGGTTATCGTCTCGTCCAAATCTCTGCCGTAGAGCCTGTGGAACTTGCTGCCAGCGCTGCAACTGTGTGCCGCCGGGCACCGCCGGCAACCAGGAAGTGTGCCCTTGCTATGCTAGCTTGACCACCCACGGTGGCAAGCGCAAGTGCCCTTAA
- the LOC112696381 gene encoding uncharacterized protein: MKATKRPIHTASTWFRRQPPQMKAFLGVACGVMALMFLRMVVHNHDNLFVAAEAVHALGISLLIYKLTKENSCAGLSLKCQELTAMFLGVRLYCSFVMEYDIHTLLDLATLGTTLWVIYMMRITLNSTYMDDKDNFAIHYVIIPCAALSFLIHPATTHHIVNRILWAFCVYLEAVSVLPQLRVMQNTKIVEPFTAHYVFALGIARFLSCAHWVLQVIDTRGRLLTALGYGLWPSMVLLSEIIQTFILADFCYYYVKSLFGGQLVLRLPSGVV; this comes from the exons ATGAAGGCGACAAAGAGACCGATCCACACCGCATCCACATGGTTTCGGCGGCAACCGCCACAAATGAAGGCTTTTCTGGGCGTGGCTTGCGGTGTGATGGCCTTAATGTTCCTCCGCATGGTGGTTCACAATCATGACAATCTCTTTGTGGCTGCCGAAGCCGTTCATGCATTAGGAATCTCCTTACTCATTTACAAGCTGACCAAAGAAAATTCTTGTGCCG GACTTTCTCTAAAATGTCAGGAACTAACAGCAATGTTTCTAGGAGTTAGACTGTATTGCAGTTTTGTGATGGAATATGATATCCATACATTACTGGATTTAGCAACATTAGGAACAACCCTTTGGGTTATTTATATGATGCGCATCACACTAAATTCCACTTACATGGATGATAAGGACAACTTTGCAATTCATTATGTAATAATACCCTGTGCTGCGCTTTCCTTCCTCATTCATCCAGCAACAACACATCACATTGTTAATAGGATTCTTTGGGCCTTTTGTGTTTATCTTGAAGCTGTTTCTGTTCTTCCTCAGTTAAGGGTCATGCAGAACACTAAG attGTTGAACCATTCACGGCACACTATGTATTTGCCCTTGGAATAGCAAGGTTCTTGAGTTGTGCACATTGGGTTCTACAGGTTATAGATACCAGAGGCCGTCTTCTAACAGCTCTAGGATATGGATTGTGGCCTTCTATGGTTCTCCTATCCGAAATTATTCAGACTTTCATCCTCGCTGATTTTTGCTACTATTATGTCAAGAG CCTTTTTGGTGGACAACTTGTTCTTCGCCTTCCTTCAGGAGTCGTGTAA